The Deinococcus detaillensis genome contains a region encoding:
- a CDS encoding transcriptional regulator: MPKKERKRLQVVISEEQDALLTKTAYELSSPERLISKSEVVRLAIEKIAKELGDGEPIDEYRALLDANDLRDD, from the coding sequence ATGCCCAAAAAGGAACGCAAGCGGTTACAAGTGGTCATCAGCGAGGAGCAAGACGCTTTGCTGACCAAAACCGCCTATGAACTCTCCAGCCCTGAGCGCCTGATTTCTAAGAGCGAAGTGGTGCGGCTGGCCATCGAAAAAATTGCCAAAGAACTGGGCGACGGTGAGCCGATAGATGAATACCGGGCACTGCTCGACGCCAACGATCTGCGCGACGACTGA
- the tatA gene encoding twin-arginine translocase TatA/TatE family subunit, with translation MPNLGMPEILLILVAALLVFGPKKLPDLGKSLGNGIREFRKGTQGLKDELEGSFKEESAPVVAAANAQTILAPSAPAAVVSAASAVTPAPVAAAPVSLSKETAEVHQA, from the coding sequence ATGCCCAATTTAGGAATGCCCGAAATCCTGCTGATTCTCGTCGCCGCCCTGCTCGTGTTTGGCCCCAAAAAGTTGCCTGATCTGGGCAAATCGCTCGGCAACGGCATCCGCGAGTTCCGCAAAGGCACGCAAGGCCTCAAAGACGAGTTGGAAGGCAGCTTCAAAGAAGAGAGCGCTCCAGTGGTCGCCGCCGCCAACGCCCAGACCATCCTGGCCCCGAGTGCTCCCGCTGCGGTGGTCAGTGCCGCCAGCGCCGTGACGCCCGCTCCGGTGGCCGCCGCACCTGTCAGCCTCAGCAAAGAAACGGCGGAAGTTCACCAAGCCTGA
- a CDS encoding protein kinase domain-containing protein, which produces MPLSAGQTLTGRYLLHEMIGEGGSALVYRATDLHLGRDVALKVLHEQVHFLDRERFLREVRILARLSHPGVVAIHDLGQDLGRDFFTMPLLTGGPISLLGPLEDAPGSLERFLTAAAFVSKALAHIHDEGLVHRDLTPGNVLLGADGLPRIMDFGLVSMSEHTRHLTRSGVTLGTPQYMAPEQARGSGVGPSSDLYALGAVLYRVACGSPPFVGDNDQSVLFQHVYEHVPDPRELNPAIPDHVATILLHLLAKKPENRPPHARALAELWVQARFEARAGASAQYRGGRSRSGVHLGGPAWPSELRERWNISLPGEVTWPSAVVGHQGLLAVGTRSGQLALVSSSGDLHATLGANDEVTAPATLLGNGVIYGAWDGALRRASLDGSLIWTHQTRAELTGAPTLWGDRVLVTSRDGHLHAVNAQTGELAWAYRTDGPIAASPLIWGGAALIADENGWLHALDALTGSQLWKVEVGVTHATPALSPLGRGEAALIVATWKGEVHALHLQIKAGRAALASDAVLWSYDLEDEVWAAPAVQEDVVVVAGWGGQVRALTLAGGDDIWMHQLGGRVTASPVISGSYVYLASELGELSALGLHSGRSVWSQREAQGVQATPLADGGSLYVAFMDGTLRAYR; this is translated from the coding sequence ATGCCGCTGAGCGCAGGCCAAACTCTAACTGGACGTTATTTGCTGCACGAAATGATCGGCGAGGGCGGCAGCGCTTTGGTGTACCGCGCCACCGATTTGCACCTCGGGCGCGACGTGGCCCTCAAAGTGCTGCACGAACAAGTCCACTTTCTAGACCGGGAGCGGTTTTTGCGCGAAGTCAGGATACTGGCGCGGCTCTCACACCCCGGCGTGGTGGCCATTCACGACCTGGGACAAGATCTCGGGCGCGACTTTTTTACCATGCCGCTGCTGACCGGCGGCCCGATCAGCCTCCTCGGCCCGCTGGAAGACGCGCCGGGCAGCTTGGAGCGCTTCTTGACAGCCGCCGCCTTTGTTTCGAAAGCGCTGGCGCATATTCACGACGAGGGGCTGGTTCACCGCGACCTGACGCCGGGCAATGTGCTGCTCGGCGCAGACGGCTTGCCGCGCATCATGGATTTCGGGCTGGTTTCGATGAGCGAACACACCCGCCACCTGACCCGCAGCGGAGTGACGCTGGGCACGCCGCAGTACATGGCCCCCGAGCAAGCACGCGGCAGCGGTGTGGGGCCGAGCAGCGACCTTTACGCGCTGGGCGCAGTGCTTTACCGGGTGGCCTGCGGCTCGCCGCCGTTCGTGGGCGACAATGACCAGAGCGTGCTGTTTCAGCATGTCTATGAGCACGTGCCCGATCCACGCGAACTCAATCCGGCCATACCCGACCACGTGGCAACGATTTTGCTGCACCTGCTGGCCAAAAAGCCCGAGAACCGCCCGCCCCACGCCCGCGCTCTGGCCGAGTTGTGGGTACAGGCCCGTTTTGAGGCCCGCGCCGGAGCGTCCGCACAGTACCGGGGAGGCCGCAGCCGCAGCGGCGTACACCTCGGCGGCCCAGCTTGGCCGAGCGAACTGCGCGAGCGCTGGAACATCAGCTTGCCCGGCGAAGTGACCTGGCCCTCGGCGGTGGTGGGGCATCAGGGCCTGCTGGCCGTCGGCACCCGCAGCGGCCAACTGGCTCTGGTCAGCAGCAGCGGTGATCTTCACGCTACCCTCGGCGCAAACGACGAAGTGACTGCCCCCGCCACTTTGCTCGGCAACGGCGTGATCTACGGCGCGTGGGACGGAGCGCTGCGGCGAGCCAGCTTAGACGGCAGTCTGATTTGGACGCACCAAACCCGCGCCGAGCTGACCGGCGCACCGACCCTCTGGGGCGATCGGGTGCTGGTCACCTCACGCGACGGGCACTTACACGCCGTCAACGCCCAAACCGGTGAGCTGGCCTGGGCCTACCGCACCGACGGCCCCATCGCCGCCTCACCGCTGATCTGGGGCGGCGCGGCCCTGATTGCTGACGAAAACGGCTGGCTCCACGCCCTCGACGCCCTGACCGGCAGTCAACTCTGGAAAGTCGAAGTGGGCGTCACCCACGCCACGCCGGCGCTGAGCCCACTGGGAAGAGGCGAAGCGGCCTTGATCGTGGCGACCTGGAAAGGCGAAGTTCACGCCCTGCACCTTCAGATCAAAGCGGGCCGGGCGGCTTTGGCCAGTGACGCGGTGCTGTGGAGCTACGACCTCGAAGATGAGGTGTGGGCCGCGCCCGCCGTGCAAGAAGACGTGGTGGTGGTGGCGGGCTGGGGCGGCCAAGTGCGGGCGCTGACTTTGGCCGGCGGCGACGACATTTGGATGCACCAACTCGGAGGACGGGTCACGGCCAGCCCGGTTATCAGCGGCTCTTACGTCTACCTCGCTTCCGAGTTGGGCGAGCTGTCTGCGCTGGGTCTGCACAGTGGGCGCTCAGTCTGGTCGCAGCGCGAAGCCCAGGGCGTGCAGGCTACTCCGCTGGCCGACGGTGGCAGCCTTTACGTCGCCTTCATGGACGGCACCTTACGGGCTTACCGCTGA